The Kiritimatiellia bacterium genome includes the window AAAGTGGCCGCATAGGAGGGGAAGTGCGTGTGGAACGTGCTGACGACCGGCAAGCCTGCGAGCCGGGCGGCCAGCAAGCCGACCAGCCCCATGGGTCCTGGAGTGGACAGATGGATGATATCGAAGTTGGCCCGCTTCACGTATTTCAACACTTCGCGAATCGGCGGAACGTGAACCTGCAGCCCGTTGTAGGCAGATACGGAGAAGGTCCCGACAGCGGGAAAAATGGCCATTGGACTGTCTGCCCGCGGAGCCGGAGAGGCGCCATGGATTCGCAGTCCCACGCCCGCGGCGTGCGCCTCCCGCTGCCAGTGCCCTAACGTCTTCGCGACGCCGCTGAGGTGGTCAGGCGAATCCACGAAAAGGCCGATTCGAGGGAATCCTCCCCAAGAGCCGACGGGCGGATCGGGAATGGGGAAAGACGAAGGCGGAAGCGGACGGTAATCAAAGGCATATCGGGAGAATACGCGCACCAGCACGGTCAAAAGGTTCGCATCCGGTTCAAGGCCGGCGATTTCGCGAAGTGGCTTGAGAAATCGCCGCCAGGCATCCCCGTCATCCGAACGCGCCGGCCGCACCGGGCCAAGATTCCGATGATTATCCGTCGCGCAATTCGTCACCGCGATCCTCCTCTCACGGAAGGAGAGTGGAGCGGCGCCTGATCAAGCGGATGTGAAGGAACGGTTAGATTTTCGCAAGCTCTTTTTGGAGGAATCGACTTCGATCTTCTGCATTTCAAAGAAGCAGGTTTCCTGGCAATGCGGGCAGGTTCGCACCTCGTGTTTGCACGCCCTCTCTTGCTGGCGCAACTGGTCGAGGAAAGCCCGGGCCGCCGGGCTGCCCGATCGAATGCATTCGATGAAGTTGCAGAGCTTAACGCTGGTCTCGATGCTGAGCAGGTGCTCAATTTTGCAGGCGTCGATTTCAGCCTGGTCGGGGTTGACCCCGAGCACGTCGCGGAAAAAGATTTCGAGCAGTTCATCATTTCGTTCGACGATTTCCGCGAGACGCCGGCCCTCCGGCGAAAGCTGGAGGAACTTATTGGCGTCTTCAACGACCAGGCCGCGCCGCTTCAACGGTTTGAGGCTGATCGAACAACTTCCTCGGGTGATGTTCAGCCGCTTGGCGATATCCGTGACCCGAGCGTAACCCTGGGTTTCGAGCAATTCCCGGATTGTCATGAGGTAATGCGCCGCGCTGTGGGTCAGCGTGTTCTCCTCGTAACTTTTCCAGACGTCGACGGCCATGCTCAGACCTTCGTTTGACATATCAATCAATACCGCCCGGAATTTTTGGGTCAAGCGGGATCAAACTCTCCTACCGCTTATCGGTTCGCAAAAAATCGGACGAGTTCTCTAGAAAGTGCCGCCTTGGAGCGGTTGAGGATGTAGAGATGAACCCCTGGCGCGCCATGCTCGAGCAGGTCCTCGATCTGGCGTTCCACCCAGCGGATGCCGACTTCTTCCGCCGCCTCGCCTTCTCCGCCGGCTTTTTCGAGCTCGGCGATGAGCGGCTCCGGCAGGTGGGTCTTGCACATCGCGCACATTCGTTGGACCTGCTTGAGGGATATGACGGGGAGCAGACCGGGCAGGATTGGTTGCTCGATGCCGGCGTGGCGGCATCGATCCACAAAATCGAAATAAAATTTGTTCTCGAAGAAGAGTTGCGTCGTGATGAACGACGCGCCGGCATCAACTTTCGCCTTCAGGTGACGGATGTCGGCTTCTGGCGTAACCGATTCCGGATGCGTCTCGGGATAGCCAGCAACGCCGATGCACATGTCGGGGAATTCCATCCGAATCAGCTCAACGAGCTCGGAGGCGTGGCTGAACCCGTCTGGGGCGGGGCGAAACTGGGAAAACCCCCGAGGTGGGTCGCCACGTAGGGCCATGATGTTCCGATATCCGAGCGCGTGCCACTCGCGGAGGATTTGTTGGAGCTCGAGACGGCTGTGGCCCACGCAGGTCAGGTGGGGCATCACCGGCGAATATCCGATATTCCGGAGAAGCTCGCACACCTCCAGGGTCCGGCGGCGAGTGGATCCGCCTGCGCCATATGTGCATGTGACGAAGTCCGGTTGGATCGATCGCAACGCTGATCCGACCTCGTGCAACAGTGGCCATGAGGCGTCGTCCTTTGGGGGGAAAAACTCAAGCGAAAGGAGCGGACGGTTGCGCTTTTCGAAGAGCTCGCGGATGGCAATGTCTGGCATGGCTATCAAGCTAGCGGGGCTTGCACGGGCGTCAATCGCGCAGTTCGTCGGCTGTCATGACTCTTTGAAAAAGCCCCCTTGCGTACTCGAACGACCCTGGCGGAGGAGGGAGGCCTGAGGCAATCGGAAAACATCAAAGGAGTCAGAATCGACGAATGAGCCAGAAGTCGGCGGCGATGTGGAAACAGGCGTTTGATGTGTGCGCCGAACGCAATGCGGGTCGGGGTTCGGCCGACAGTTGCGGCGTCAGAGGCATCCTCATGTTTTCTGGCAGCACTCGATGAACCCGAAGAAGAACCGTCGCCGACCAGCTACAGTGTCTTCCTCAAAATCCAAATTACCGGGGCCGACGGCCCAGGCTACGGATGCTTTCCTGTCATCTGTTTAGCGGGGCACGGTGAGCCTGGGAATTGCTGAGACTAATGCCGCCGGGGTTGACGAACACGCTGGTTAGAAATCGTCGAGGCGAGCAAACGTAGTGATTGCGGCGCGGATTAGCGGGCGGTCTGCGGGATCGGCATCCCGGCCGCCTGCCCCCTCATCCGGCAAGCGGACATGTATTACAAATTAACATGGGGGGACATTTTGAGAGTTCCGACATCGTGCCGTTCGCTGGCGGGCCGCTAATTCCGTTGAGCGCGGAGGCATTTCGCGTATAACTGCCCCCAATGCATCTACCGTTTTCATTATTTCTCGCCCTGCGCTACATGCGCCCCAAGCGCACTTTCCAATCCGTGATCACGATTATTTCCGTCCTGGGCGTGTTGCTGGGCGTGGCTGTGCTGGTGATCGTTCTGTCCGTAATGAGCGGATTTGACGAGATGTGGCGCACGAAGATTCTCAGCTTCAACGCCCACATCATGGTGAGCGGCATTGACGTCATCGAAGACCCCGACGAGCTGATCCGACTGATCGAGTCGGTGCCGGGCGTGGAGGGCGCCGCGCCGGTGGTACAGGGATTGGTGTTTTTGCAAAAGGGCAATCGGGTCCAGACGCCGATCGTCCGCGGAATCGACCCTGCTCGCGAGGGCCGCGTGAGCCGAATTCCGGAACACATGGTGCGCGGCGAATTCAACGTCGCCGACGATCGGCTCGTCATGGGTCGCGACCTGGCCCGCCAATTGGGCGCGGGCGTGGGCGACCGCGTGCTCATCTATTCCCCCCAACATTTCGTGGCCGCCGACGAGGTCTACCTGCCCGAAGAATTCACGGTGGCCGGATTGTACGACTTGGGGATGTGGGAATTCGATGTGGGGTTCGTCCTGACGTCTCTGGAGCGGGCGCGCGAGCTCTACAAGATCGACAGGGGCGTTCATGCGATTTTGGTCATGACGCGTGATCCCTTGCGCGTCGGCGAGATTAAGCGGCGGATCGAGGAGGCGATTTCTCCGGAGTACGCCGTGGTTACCTGGATGGAGCAAAACCGGCAGCTCTTTGCCGCCCTTCGTGTGGAAAAAAACATGATGTTTTTCCTTTTGATCTTCATCACGGTGGTTGCGGCGTTCGGAATTACGAACACGTTGATTACGGTGACGGTTCAAAAGACGCGCGAAATCGGCCTTCTCAAGGCGCTTGGCGTTTCAAGTCGGAGTATCATGGGAATCTTCCTGTGGCAGGGCGCTTTTGAGGGCGCGCTGGGGACCCTCCTTGGAATAGGCGCAGGCCTTGCGGTTCTGCGTTACCGAAATGACCTGCTTCGCCTGATGTCTGACCAGCTCGATGTCGAGCTCTTCCCCAAGGAACTTTATCATTTGAGCGAGATTCCCGCGGTGGTGTCCGCGTCGGACATCACTCTCGTGGCGATCGCGGTGATGTCGATTTGCACGTTGGCGGGGGTGATTCCAGCGTACCGCGCCGCTCGCCTCGATCCGGTTCGGGCCTTGCGATATGAATGAGGCTTCGGTCCAAATCGTTGCCGAGCAGCTCCACAAGTCGTACGAGTTAGAGCGTGTGCGGATTCCGGTTCTCAGGGGCGTTTCCCTCACGATCCGGCGCGGGGAGCGCCTGGCAATCACGGGGGCAAGCGGGGCAGGCAAAAGCACACTGCTGCATGTGCTCGGCGGATTGGACCGACCCAACCAGGGCCATGTTTTCTTCGAAGGCCGTGACCTCTACGCCCTACCTCCATCGGAGCTTGCGGCTTTTCGATCGGACCAGGTCGGGTTCGTGTTCCAAGCCTATCACTTGCTGCCCGAACTGGACCTGCTTGAGAATGTGATGGTCGCCGCCCTTCACAAGCGGGGCGCGCTGCGGCGATTGTCCGAGTTGCGCGAACGCGCCTGCACCCTATTGGACCGCGTGGGGCTCGGCAGCCGTCTGCGGCACCGTCCGGTGGAGGTCTCCGGCGGGGAACAGCAGAGGGCGGCGATCGCCCGGGCGTTGATGAACGATCCGGCGGTGCTTTTCGCCGACGAGCCCACCGGCAACCTGGATTCGACAACCGGGCGGCGAGTGCTGGATGATTTGTTTGGGCTCGCCGACGGCCGAAGGTTGACACTGGTGCTAGTGACGCACAACGAAGAAATCGCCCGGCTCTGCGAGCGGCAGCTTGTCCTGCGTGACGGCCAACTGCAGGCGGTATAAGCATCGAGTCGGCTGGCGCAATCGGCACTGCTGCGATACTATGTAAAAAATACGACGGCAAAGGGACGCAGTATGAAGATTTACATCAACGGCAAACTGGTTCCGGAGAAGGACGCGAGGGTGTCCGTGTTTGACCACGGCCTGCTCTATGGCGACGGCGTTTTCGAGGGGATCCGCGCCTACAATGGTCGAGTGTTCATGCTCGAGGAACATGTGAACCGGCTGTACCGCTCGGCGCAGGCGATCGCGCTGACGATCCCCATGAGCCGGGCTGAAATGTGCCGAGCGGTCGTCAAGACCTGCGCCGCGAACGGCATCAAGAACGGCTATATTCGGCTGGTCGTCACGCGCGGCATCGGCGAGTTGGGGCTCAACCCCTACCTTTGCAAGGATCCGCAGGTGATCATCATCGCCGCAAATATCCAGCTTTATCCGAAGAAACTTTATGAAACGGGGCTGCACGTGATCACGGTCGGCACCCTTCGCAACCATGTCGAGGCGGTGAACCCGCGAATCAAAAGCCTCAATTATCTCAACAACGTGCTGGCGAAAATTGAGGCGATCAACGCCGGCGTGATGGAATGCCTTATGTTGAACCCTCAGGGGTATATTTCTGAGGCGTCCGGCGATAACGTGTTTGTCATCCGCGGAAACACGTTGATCACGCCGCCGCCGTGGTGCGGGTCGCTCGAGGGTATTACGCGCGCGGTGGTGATGCAGCTTGCGCCAGAACACGGTCTGACCGTGAAGGAGGACGTATTGACACGATATGATGTCTACACCGCAGATGAGGTCTTTCTGACCGGAACGGCTGCTGAAATCATATCGGTGGTGAATGTCGACCGACGGCCTATTGGCGATGGAAAACCGGGGCCCAAAACCAGGGAACTGGCCGCTGCGTTTTCCCGCTATGCCCGACGCGTCGGCACACCCATCGAGTGAGGGGGAGGAGTTTGGCAATGATGTGCGACCATTGCCATCAGAATAAGGCGGTTTTTCACTTGACCCAGGTGGTGGGCGGGCAGATCACCAAACTCCATCTTTGCGAGAGCTGCGCCAAGGAGATGGGCGTCAATCTGGATGCACCCATTTCAATCGCGAACTGCTTGCTAGGTGGCGGACTGTCCGGATCCTCTGCAAAGGAGTCGGAGCGATCCTGCCCGCGATGTCACATGCGCCGCACGGACTTCAAGAAGACCGGTAGATTCGGTTGTGCCTCCTGCTATGAAGCGTTCGCCGAGGACCTTCCTCCTCTCCTTAAGGCCATGCATCGGGCTGATCACCATACGGGCAAGGTGCCGGCACGGGAAAGCCGAAGGGTCCGGGCCAGCGCCGAACTTGCGCGGCTTCAACAGGAAATGGACAAGGCGATTGCGGCGGAGAATTTTGAAGAGGCCGCGCGCCTTCGCGATGAAATTCTCGCATGCCGCCGTCG containing:
- a CDS encoding metal-dependent transcriptional regulator; this encodes MAVDVWKSYEENTLTHSAAHYLMTIRELLETQGYARVTDIAKRLNITRGSCSISLKPLKRRGLVVEDANKFLQLSPEGRRLAEIVERNDELLEIFFRDVLGVNPDQAEIDACKIEHLLSIETSVKLCNFIECIRSGSPAARAFLDQLRQQERACKHEVRTCPHCQETCFFEMQKIEVDSSKKSLRKSNRSFTSA
- the metF gene encoding methylenetetrahydrofolate reductase [NAD(P)H], coding for MPDIAIRELFEKRNRPLLSLEFFPPKDDASWPLLHEVGSALRSIQPDFVTCTYGAGGSTRRRTLEVCELLRNIGYSPVMPHLTCVGHSRLELQQILREWHALGYRNIMALRGDPPRGFSQFRPAPDGFSHASELVELIRMEFPDMCIGVAGYPETHPESVTPEADIRHLKAKVDAGASFITTQLFFENKFYFDFVDRCRHAGIEQPILPGLLPVISLKQVQRMCAMCKTHLPEPLIAELEKAGGEGEAAEEVGIRWVERQIEDLLEHGAPGVHLYILNRSKAALSRELVRFFANR
- a CDS encoding ABC transporter permease; the protein is MHLPFSLFLALRYMRPKRTFQSVITIISVLGVLLGVAVLVIVLSVMSGFDEMWRTKILSFNAHIMVSGIDVIEDPDELIRLIESVPGVEGAAPVVQGLVFLQKGNRVQTPIVRGIDPAREGRVSRIPEHMVRGEFNVADDRLVMGRDLARQLGAGVGDRVLIYSPQHFVAADEVYLPEEFTVAGLYDLGMWEFDVGFVLTSLERARELYKIDRGVHAILVMTRDPLRVGEIKRRIEEAISPEYAVVTWMEQNRQLFAALRVEKNMMFFLLIFITVVAAFGITNTLITVTVQKTREIGLLKALGVSSRSIMGIFLWQGAFEGALGTLLGIGAGLAVLRYRNDLLRLMSDQLDVELFPKELYHLSEIPAVVSASDITLVAIAVMSICTLAGVIPAYRAARLDPVRALRYE
- a CDS encoding ABC transporter ATP-binding protein, producing MNEASVQIVAEQLHKSYELERVRIPVLRGVSLTIRRGERLAITGASGAGKSTLLHVLGGLDRPNQGHVFFEGRDLYALPPSELAAFRSDQVGFVFQAYHLLPELDLLENVMVAALHKRGALRRLSELRERACTLLDRVGLGSRLRHRPVEVSGGEQQRAAIARALMNDPAVLFADEPTGNLDSTTGRRVLDDLFGLADGRRLTLVLVTHNEEIARLCERQLVLRDGQLQAV
- the ilvE gene encoding branched-chain-amino-acid transaminase; translation: MKIYINGKLVPEKDARVSVFDHGLLYGDGVFEGIRAYNGRVFMLEEHVNRLYRSAQAIALTIPMSRAEMCRAVVKTCAANGIKNGYIRLVVTRGIGELGLNPYLCKDPQVIIIAANIQLYPKKLYETGLHVITVGTLRNHVEAVNPRIKSLNYLNNVLAKIEAINAGVMECLMLNPQGYISEASGDNVFVIRGNTLITPPPWCGSLEGITRAVVMQLAPEHGLTVKEDVLTRYDVYTADEVFLTGTAAEIISVVNVDRRPIGDGKPGPKTRELAAAFSRYARRVGTPIE
- a CDS encoding UvrB/UvrC motif-containing protein, yielding MMCDHCHQNKAVFHLTQVVGGQITKLHLCESCAKEMGVNLDAPISIANCLLGGGLSGSSAKESERSCPRCHMRRTDFKKTGRFGCASCYEAFAEDLPPLLKAMHRADHHTGKVPARESRRVRASAELARLQQEMDKAIAAENFEEAARLRDEILACRRRLNESDASGTP